A genomic window from Pecten maximus chromosome 4, xPecMax1.1, whole genome shotgun sequence includes:
- the LOC117325524 gene encoding syntenin-1-like: MSLYPTLEDMKVDNMAQAQRQHEAAIQGNTQPQQTYPQQQPALVYPQQGASGSMYPSLQNEYMGMQLTPQTYQQYQVVPQQPMPVGVRQTGTGQTQVAPITGNNKGLQRAEIKQGIRQVIACKDADNKIGLRLRHVNKGLFVALVQDNSPAALAGLRFGDQILQIDEQDVAGWDTDKAHKVLKNASPDRIVFAVRDRPFERTISMQKDSNGYIGFVFKDGRIKSLVKDSSAARNGVLIDHHLIEVNGQNVVGLKDDKVGEIFDAAGRTVTITIMPTFIYEHIVKCMGNSIIKKLMDHSIPDV; encoded by the exons ATGTCGCTGTACCCAACTTTAGAGGATATGAAGGTGGACAACATGGCCCAG GCACAAAGGCAGCATGAGGCAGCCATTCAAGGCAACACACAACCACAGCAAACTTACCCACAGCAGCAGCCAGCACTGGTGTACCCCCAACAAGGGGCAAGTGGAAGCATGTACCCCTCTCTACAGAATGAATACATGGGCATGCAGCTTACCCCCCAGACGTACCAGCAATACCAGGTCGTACCACAG CAACCTATGCCAGTTGGTGTTAGACAGACAGGTACAGGCCAGACACAGGTCGCCCCCATCACTGGAAACAACAAGGGACTACAGCGGGCTGAGATTAAACAGGGCATCAGACAGGTGATTGCTTGTAAGGATGCCGACAACAAGATTGGGCTCCGACTACGACATGTCAACAAG GGACTGTTTGTGGCATTAGTACAGGACAACAGTCCAGCTGCCCTGGCAGGTCTCCGTTTTGGCGACCAGATTCTACAGATCGATGAACAGGATGTAGCAGGATGGGACACGGATAAGGCCCACAAGGTCTTGAAAAACGCATCACCTGACAGAATTGTGTTTGCTGTTAGagacag ACCATTTGAGAGGACCATCTCGATGCAGAAAGACAGCAATGGCTACATTGGGTTTGTCTTCAAGGATGGAAGGATCAAGTCTCTGGTGAAGGATTCATCAGCAGCAAGAAATGGTGTCCTTATAGATCACCATCTCATCGAGGTGAACGGTCAGAATGTGGTGGGACTTAAG GACGATAAAGTTGGAGAGATCTTTGATGCTGCTGGAAGGACAGTTACCATTACAATTATGCCAACTTTCATCTATGAACACATTGTAAAATG CATGGGCAACAGTATAATCAAGAAACTGATGGATCATTCTATCCCCGATGTGTAA